A portion of the Edaphobacter lichenicola genome contains these proteins:
- a CDS encoding PadR family transcriptional regulator, protein MGAKKAADAGDVLQGTLDMLVLRTLVMGPAHGHTIAEVIERTSENALDVEQGSLYPALHRLEDRGLLASEWGLSENNRKAKFYRLTAKGRKELVAATGRWRQMTRAIGLILGEPTE, encoded by the coding sequence ATGGGAGCGAAAAAGGCGGCGGATGCCGGCGATGTTCTGCAGGGCACTCTGGATATGCTCGTTTTGCGGACGCTGGTGATGGGACCTGCGCACGGCCATACCATCGCGGAGGTGATTGAACGTACTTCTGAGAATGCTCTGGACGTCGAACAGGGGTCGCTCTATCCGGCACTGCACCGGCTTGAGGATCGAGGCTTGCTTGCGTCTGAATGGGGCTTGAGCGAGAACAATCGCAAGGCGAAGTTTTACCGGCTCACGGCGAAGGGCCGAAAGGAACTTGTCGCAGCAACGGGTCGATGGCGGCAGATGACACGAGCGATCGGCCTCATTCTTGGTGAACCGACCGAGTAA
- a CDS encoding ABC transporter permease, with translation MSARRFMDREKRDVELAEEIASHLAHEEDANAARGLPSGEAGRQARLKFGNPRATRERVWRDHSVPWIEDAWRDLRFALRSLAKTPGFTAIAVLVIAIGIGVNTAVFSVINTVLLKPLAYPDPQSLVELMNTGPRGSFRGANVPKFNIWHQQTGIFQQVAGYDLGGAGLNLTGGDHPQQVQGIHVTGDYFSMFGAPVVAGRTFTAAEDSPNGGRVVVLSYSLWKSRYGGDPTIVGSTIQLDGQPYLVVGVLGSGFVTDPVGDLWLPYQFDLNSHDMAHYFTVAARLKPGITLQQANAQLKLAADQFSRVYRGALGPKDGFGVVSLQESIVGDTRTPLLILLGAVLFVLLIACANVANLLLARASSRRRELATRAALGAGRGQIIRQLLAESLVLSLTGGFLGLVFGFVGVRLLLSISPAGFPRVGVDGSAVTLDLNILLFTLGISLFTGILFGLVPAISASRPNLVSSLNASSSGSGMSFRNGRLRSVLVVSEMALALILVTGAALLIRTFAKLQGVDPGFDTHNVLTMAMSISGDRFQKTAGVAQVIRDGTERLRAVPGVKDAAAGCCLPLQGGFGVPFDIVGRPKGDAPATGDGGYYSVSWSYFNTLKIPLLRGRSFTEDDDGSAPGVIMINEAMAKKYWPNGDPLKDRLQTGVGMGPVFVEPPRQIIGIVGDTHDDGLDRDPFPTMYFPVAQMPDAETALNSRVSPLWWVVRSNVDPHTLITPLQGAIREATGGLPVAHIYTMDDLLVRTTSRQRFNMLLLTIFGASGLLMAAIGVYGLMTYSVQQRTQELGIRMALGAQVSNIRNLVIRQGMALVLLGVAVGIVGAFWLTRFLASFLFGVKAWDPTAFVVTPLLLCVVALVAIWIPARRATRVDPMTALRFE, from the coding sequence ATGAGCGCACGCCGTTTTATGGATCGCGAGAAGAGAGACGTGGAGTTGGCCGAGGAGATTGCATCTCATCTCGCTCATGAGGAAGATGCAAATGCCGCGAGAGGGCTTCCTTCGGGGGAGGCTGGTCGTCAGGCGCGGTTGAAGTTCGGAAACCCTCGTGCGACGCGTGAACGGGTGTGGCGAGATCATTCTGTGCCGTGGATTGAGGATGCGTGGCGCGATCTGCGTTTCGCGTTACGGTCGCTGGCGAAGACGCCTGGGTTTACCGCTATCGCGGTGCTGGTCATTGCGATCGGCATCGGGGTGAACACCGCTGTTTTTTCGGTCATCAACACGGTGCTGCTCAAACCTCTTGCTTATCCTGATCCTCAATCACTTGTGGAGTTGATGAACACAGGGCCGCGGGGATCGTTTCGTGGTGCGAATGTGCCGAAGTTTAATATCTGGCATCAGCAGACGGGGATTTTTCAGCAGGTTGCAGGGTACGACCTGGGCGGCGCGGGGTTGAATCTGACTGGAGGCGACCATCCGCAACAGGTGCAGGGTATTCACGTCACGGGTGATTACTTCTCCATGTTTGGTGCACCGGTGGTTGCTGGGCGCACATTTACCGCAGCGGAGGACAGCCCGAACGGAGGCCGCGTGGTGGTGCTCAGCTATAGCCTCTGGAAGAGCCGTTATGGGGGTGATCCTACGATTGTCGGCTCGACGATTCAGCTTGATGGCCAGCCTTATTTGGTTGTTGGCGTTCTTGGTAGCGGATTTGTTACCGATCCGGTTGGGGATCTGTGGCTGCCCTATCAGTTCGATCTGAACTCGCATGACATGGCGCACTACTTTACCGTCGCTGCGCGACTGAAGCCAGGTATTACGTTGCAGCAGGCGAATGCTCAGTTGAAACTTGCGGCCGATCAGTTCAGCCGTGTCTATCGGGGTGCTCTCGGACCGAAGGACGGCTTTGGCGTTGTCTCGTTACAGGAGTCGATTGTCGGCGATACGCGTACGCCGCTGCTCATTTTGCTTGGGGCTGTGCTGTTTGTTCTGCTGATTGCTTGTGCCAATGTTGCAAACCTTTTGCTGGCGCGCGCTTCGTCCAGAAGACGGGAGCTGGCTACACGCGCAGCGCTGGGCGCTGGGCGTGGACAGATCATTCGGCAGTTGCTTGCGGAGAGCCTTGTACTCTCTTTGACTGGAGGATTTCTTGGTCTGGTGTTTGGATTCGTTGGCGTGAGACTGCTGCTGAGCATTAGCCCTGCAGGCTTTCCTCGTGTTGGAGTAGACGGCTCTGCGGTGACGCTGGATCTAAACATACTGTTATTCACGCTTGGAATATCTCTGTTTACCGGAATCCTCTTCGGGCTGGTTCCTGCTATCAGCGCGTCCCGGCCTAATCTTGTTAGTTCTCTCAATGCGAGCAGCAGCGGCTCTGGAATGAGCTTTCGCAATGGGAGGCTCCGGTCGGTGCTGGTGGTGAGCGAGATGGCGCTGGCGCTGATTCTCGTGACTGGCGCAGCTTTGCTGATCCGTACGTTTGCGAAGTTGCAGGGGGTCGATCCCGGGTTCGATACGCATAACGTTCTTACGATGGCGATGTCGATCAGTGGCGATCGCTTTCAGAAGACAGCGGGTGTTGCACAGGTGATTCGTGACGGCACGGAACGGCTGAGAGCTGTTCCCGGAGTGAAGGATGCCGCGGCGGGGTGCTGTCTTCCGCTGCAGGGCGGTTTTGGCGTGCCGTTCGACATCGTGGGAAGGCCGAAGGGTGATGCGCCAGCTACCGGTGACGGAGGCTATTACTCGGTGTCGTGGAGCTACTTCAACACACTGAAGATCCCGCTTCTGCGAGGCCGCAGTTTTACCGAAGACGATGATGGCTCCGCGCCAGGCGTGATCATGATCAATGAAGCGATGGCGAAGAAGTACTGGCCTAACGGTGATCCTCTGAAAGACCGGCTGCAGACGGGAGTCGGTATGGGGCCTGTTTTTGTTGAGCCGCCCCGGCAGATTATTGGGATCGTCGGCGACACGCATGATGACGGACTTGATCGCGACCCGTTTCCGACGATGTACTTCCCTGTCGCACAGATGCCCGATGCAGAGACTGCGCTGAACTCTCGCGTTTCGCCGCTGTGGTGGGTGGTGCGCAGCAACGTGGATCCGCATACGCTCATTACGCCGCTCCAGGGTGCAATTCGTGAGGCCACTGGAGGGCTGCCTGTCGCCCACATCTACACCATGGACGATCTTTTGGTGCGGACCACGTCGCGGCAGCGTTTTAATATGCTGCTACTGACTATCTTTGGAGCATCGGGGTTGTTGATGGCTGCGATTGGCGTCTATGGGCTGATGACGTACTCGGTGCAACAGCGGACGCAGGAGCTTGGCATTCGGATGGCCCTGGGGGCGCAGGTGTCGAACATCCGAAATCTGGTCATCCGACAGGGGATGGCGCTTGTGTTGCTTGGTGTCGCCGTTGGGATTGTTGGCGCGTTCTGGCTGACGCGTTTTCTGGCGAGCTTTCTGTTCGGCGTCAAAGCCTGGGACCCGACCGCGTTCGTCGTCACTCCGCTGCTTCTCTGCGTGGTTGCGCTCGTTGCTATCTGGATTCCTGCGCGGCGAGCAACTCGCGTCGATCCGATGACTGCGCTTCGGTTTGAATAG
- a CDS encoding YIP1 family protein: protein MSDVVAVDGQHTGQRLSQVERVVDTFIAPTKTFTDILRSTSWWLPFLLAVVVSLGVTFAIDKQVGFDRVVENVIHDSPKQEEQISSLPPDQRAARMKAMEAGYKYVSYSTPIIILIISAIGALVNWGSFNFGLGAQTTFGQMFCVWMYASLPRLLSGLLTLVTVCFGGNAESFNLKNPVGTNIAYYLPDSAPWLKAALGFFDVIGIWNLILLVIGTSIVAKVSRGKAAAVVVGWWVLLLILSVVTAAASS from the coding sequence ATGAGCGATGTTGTGGCGGTGGATGGGCAGCATACGGGGCAGAGATTGAGCCAGGTGGAGCGGGTAGTGGATACGTTCATCGCTCCGACGAAGACGTTTACGGATATCTTGCGGAGTACGAGCTGGTGGCTGCCGTTTCTGCTGGCGGTGGTGGTGTCGCTCGGCGTGACCTTCGCGATCGATAAGCAGGTGGGATTCGATCGCGTGGTGGAGAACGTGATTCACGACAGCCCGAAGCAGGAGGAGCAGATATCGAGCCTGCCGCCGGATCAGCGGGCGGCCAGGATGAAGGCGATGGAGGCGGGGTATAAGTATGTGTCGTATTCGACGCCGATCATCATCCTGATCATCTCGGCGATTGGCGCGCTGGTGAACTGGGGGAGCTTCAACTTTGGGCTGGGTGCGCAGACGACGTTTGGGCAGATGTTCTGCGTGTGGATGTATGCGTCATTGCCGAGGCTTTTAAGTGGGCTGCTGACGTTAGTTACAGTTTGTTTTGGCGGGAACGCGGAGAGCTTCAACCTTAAGAATCCGGTGGGTACAAATATTGCGTACTACCTACCGGATTCGGCGCCGTGGCTGAAGGCTGCACTTGGTTTTTTCGATGTGATTGGGATCTGGAATTTAATACTGCTGGTGATTGGCACGTCGATCGTCGCGAAGGTGAGTCGTGGTAAAGCTGCGGCTGTTGTGGTTGGGTGGTGGGTGCTGCTTCTGATCCTCAGCGTGGTTACGGCAGCGGCGAGCAGCTAG
- a CDS encoding sialate O-acetylesterase: MKLRLTLCLLAATLTTQAEVSLPKLFSSHMVLQRDMPIHVWGSATPGESVTATFHDLTNTTTTDANGRWSLYLSAQPAGGPYTLTVRGTNTITFDDILLGDLWFASGQSNMEMPLLGFGPDTLIEDGDKEIASANYPDIRLLLVDRDTSGYPREDIKATTGWSTCTPASAKDFSAVAYFFARNIQKALADKKQHVPIGLIDSTWGGTPAEAWTSMDALGANASLMPVFAAHAEKTDYESTEIRLDAIDKRLRAEGKPTTPDRNWHPNPDSWRPAALYNAMVAPFTPLPIKGVIWYQGETNSALNTVGLYDKLFPTLIQDWRQHWAQGNFPFLYVQISAFASTPKEDWGELRDAQRKTLSVSNTGMAVTIDIGNEYNVHPANKQAVGERLSLLARRLVYGEDIVSSGPLVRLAYPDHSVMHVLFDNAVGLHAKDGTLEGFEVAGADHVFVRANAHIDHMAGGDSITVSSPSTPNPQYVRYAWANFPRANLYNGANLPASTFTTLEPPAQP, encoded by the coding sequence ATGAAGCTTCGCCTCACCCTCTGCCTCCTCGCCGCGACCCTCACCACACAAGCCGAAGTCTCCCTTCCAAAACTCTTCTCCAGCCACATGGTCCTCCAGCGCGACATGCCCATCCACGTCTGGGGCAGCGCCACTCCCGGCGAGTCCGTCACCGCCACCTTCCACGACCTCACCAACACCACCACCACCGACGCAAATGGCCGTTGGAGCCTCTACCTGTCCGCACAACCCGCCGGCGGCCCCTACACCCTCACCGTTCGCGGCACCAACACCATCACCTTCGACGACATCCTCCTCGGTGACCTCTGGTTTGCCTCCGGCCAATCCAATATGGAGATGCCTCTCCTCGGCTTCGGCCCCGACACCCTGATCGAAGACGGCGACAAAGAGATCGCCTCCGCCAACTATCCCGACATCCGTCTCCTCCTCGTCGATAGAGACACCTCCGGCTACCCCCGCGAAGACATCAAAGCCACCACCGGCTGGTCCACCTGCACTCCCGCATCCGCAAAAGACTTCTCGGCAGTAGCCTACTTCTTCGCTCGCAATATCCAGAAGGCCCTCGCCGACAAAAAGCAGCACGTCCCCATCGGCTTAATCGACTCCACATGGGGCGGCACTCCCGCCGAAGCCTGGACCAGCATGGACGCTCTCGGGGCCAACGCCTCCCTCATGCCCGTCTTCGCGGCCCACGCCGAAAAAACTGATTACGAATCTACTGAGATCCGCCTCGACGCCATCGACAAGCGGCTCCGCGCCGAAGGCAAGCCCACCACGCCCGACCGTAACTGGCATCCCAATCCCGACTCCTGGCGCCCCGCTGCTCTCTACAACGCGATGGTCGCTCCGTTCACGCCGCTACCCATCAAAGGCGTCATCTGGTATCAGGGCGAGACCAACTCGGCTCTCAACACCGTCGGTCTCTACGACAAACTCTTTCCCACCCTCATCCAGGACTGGCGCCAACACTGGGCGCAAGGCAACTTCCCCTTCCTCTACGTCCAGATCTCCGCCTTCGCCAGCACGCCAAAGGAAGACTGGGGCGAACTCCGCGACGCCCAGCGCAAGACCCTCTCCGTCAGCAACACGGGCATGGCCGTCACCATCGACATCGGCAACGAGTACAACGTTCACCCCGCCAACAAACAAGCCGTAGGTGAGCGCCTCTCACTCCTCGCCCGCCGCCTCGTCTACGGCGAAGACATCGTCTCCTCTGGTCCTCTAGTCCGTCTCGCCTACCCCGACCACAGCGTCATGCACGTCTTATTCGACAACGCCGTCGGCCTCCACGCCAAAGACGGAACCCTCGAAGGCTTCGAAGTCGCCGGCGCCGACCACGTCTTCGTCCGCGCCAACGCTCACATCGACCACATGGCCGGAGGCGACTCCATCACCGTCTCCAGCCCTTCGACTCCCAACCCACAGTACGTCCGTTACGCATGGGCCAACTTCCCCAGGGCGAACCTCTACAACGGCGCCAACCTGCCCGCCTCCACCTTCACGACACTTGAGCCGCCAGCCCAGCCCTAG
- the fabF gene encoding beta-ketoacyl-ACP synthase II, with translation MEQRRVVVTGLGLVCGVGKTAPELWEGLLAGRSGMAEIKAFDLTGHPVRFAAEVKDFDPLLFVEKKEARKMGRFIHFALAASAEAMAHSGLQVTEENQDRVGVHIGSGIGGFDVIEREHSNLLSGGPRKVSPFFIPGSIINLAAGHVSIKYGARGPNEATATACTTSAHAIGDAFRLIQRGDADVMIAGGTEASITPLGVAGFAAMRALSTRNEDPEHASRPFDKDRDGFVVGEGAGILILEELEFAKARGAKILAEIIGYGLSADAFHMTGMAPEGEGCYRSMLHALKVAGISPDQIDYVNAHATSTPLGDALESKAIENVFGERATNHKLLVSSTKSMTGHLLGGAGGLEAGITILAMQHQIAPPTMNIVELDPQCRLNYVPNKPQPAKIDYALSNSFGFGGTNGSLVFKRWTE, from the coding sequence ATGGAGCAACGTCGCGTAGTTGTCACCGGCCTTGGCCTGGTCTGCGGGGTCGGCAAAACCGCCCCTGAACTCTGGGAAGGTCTTCTTGCCGGTCGTAGCGGTATGGCCGAGATCAAAGCATTCGATCTTACCGGCCATCCAGTCCGCTTCGCCGCAGAGGTGAAGGATTTTGACCCTCTGCTCTTCGTAGAGAAAAAAGAGGCCCGCAAGATGGGCCGCTTCATTCACTTCGCCCTGGCTGCTTCGGCCGAGGCGATGGCCCACTCTGGCCTCCAGGTCACCGAAGAAAACCAGGATCGCGTCGGCGTCCACATCGGCTCCGGCATCGGTGGATTCGATGTCATCGAGCGTGAGCACTCCAACCTGCTCTCCGGTGGTCCCCGCAAAGTCTCGCCCTTCTTCATCCCTGGCTCGATCATCAACCTTGCCGCTGGCCACGTCTCCATCAAGTACGGAGCACGCGGACCCAACGAAGCCACCGCAACCGCCTGCACCACCTCGGCCCACGCCATCGGTGACGCCTTCCGCCTTATCCAGCGCGGCGACGCCGACGTCATGATCGCCGGTGGTACAGAAGCCTCCATCACGCCCCTGGGAGTCGCTGGCTTCGCCGCCATGCGCGCCCTCTCCACCCGCAACGAAGACCCCGAACACGCCAGCCGCCCCTTCGACAAGGATCGCGACGGCTTCGTGGTCGGCGAAGGCGCTGGCATTCTCATCCTCGAAGAGCTCGAGTTCGCCAAGGCCCGCGGTGCGAAGATCCTCGCCGAAATCATCGGCTACGGCCTCTCCGCCGATGCCTTCCACATGACTGGCATGGCCCCCGAGGGCGAAGGCTGCTATCGCTCCATGCTGCATGCCCTCAAGGTCGCCGGCATCTCGCCCGACCAGATCGACTATGTCAACGCCCACGCCACCTCGACGCCCCTCGGCGACGCCCTTGAGTCCAAGGCCATCGAGAACGTCTTCGGCGAGCGCGCCACCAATCACAAGCTTCTGGTCAGCTCCACAAAATCCATGACCGGCCACCTCCTCGGCGGCGCCGGCGGCCTTGAAGCAGGCATCACTATTCTGGCCATGCAGCACCAGATCGCACCTCCCACGATGAACATCGTCGAGCTCGATCCCCAGTGCCGCCTGAACTACGTACCCAATAAGCCGCAGCCAGCAAAGATCGACTACGCCCTGTCGAACTCCTTCGGCTTCGGTGGAACCAACGGCTCCCTCGTCTTCAAACGCTGGACAGAATAA
- a CDS encoding acyl carrier protein → MAAVDEKVKQIIVEQLQVDEAEVTPGASFQEDLGADSLDVVELVMQFEEAFDIQIPDEDAEKIKTVKDAVDYIEKNQKAK, encoded by the coding sequence ATGGCAGCAGTAGACGAGAAGGTAAAGCAGATTATTGTCGAGCAGCTTCAGGTGGATGAAGCAGAAGTCACCCCCGGCGCCAGCTTCCAGGAAGATCTCGGTGCCGACTCCCTCGACGTCGTCGAGCTCGTCATGCAGTTTGAAGAAGCCTTCGACATCCAGATTCCCGACGAGGATGCCGAGAAGATCAAGACCGTCAAAGACGCTGTCGACTATATCGAAAAGAACCAGAAGGCCAAGTAA
- the rmuC gene encoding DNA recombination protein RmuC, whose amino-acid sequence MLAALLALAAANLICLILLLLRKQQVPTQDARLTQLPDQLTRLDARNEALDRHLRSEVAELRTESANEARRTREAGAADFAALRTEITATITELSGLLQNGLNAFRSDNKTSDETLRTAVQQNLDSIAQRLSYFIGEVNRNQIEAREALHSRLNELSGEANDQQEKLRFTVEERLEKLNTTNAAKLEEMRVTVDEKLHATLQTRLTESFGQVTTHLGEVQKGLGEMKELATGVGDLKKVLSNVKSRGVVGEFQLGQQLEQMFSPEQYIKNARIKPNTLESVEYALKFPSGDGQTGSDSYTLLAIDAKFPKEDWERLEHAYETGEGVEVAGKAFERGIRSEAKRICDKYIDPPTTMPHAIMFLPTENLYAEVVRRPGLQSEIQSSCRVTIAGPSTFMAILTSFQMGFHTLAIQKKGDEVWRVLSSAKKEFETYGDLMQKVEGQVGTVQNTIQKLGVRTRAINKALKNVSSIDAGSPVSNLIGFEDLAGVAPLLAASSDED is encoded by the coding sequence ATGCTCGCAGCCCTGCTTGCCCTCGCCGCCGCCAATTTGATCTGCCTCATCCTTCTTCTGCTCCGCAAGCAGCAAGTCCCCACGCAAGACGCCCGCCTCACCCAGCTTCCCGACCAGCTCACCCGGCTCGACGCACGCAATGAAGCGCTCGACCGTCACCTGCGCAGCGAAGTTGCAGAACTCCGCACCGAAAGCGCCAACGAAGCACGGCGTACCCGCGAGGCTGGCGCCGCCGACTTCGCCGCTCTCCGCACCGAGATCACCGCCACCATCACCGAACTCAGTGGCCTCCTGCAGAACGGCCTCAACGCCTTTCGCAGCGATAACAAAACCTCCGACGAGACCCTCCGCACCGCCGTCCAACAGAACCTAGACTCGATCGCGCAGCGTCTCTCTTACTTCATCGGCGAGGTCAACCGCAATCAAATCGAGGCTCGCGAAGCCCTTCACAGCCGTCTCAACGAGCTCTCCGGCGAAGCTAACGACCAGCAGGAGAAGCTCCGCTTCACCGTCGAAGAGCGGCTGGAAAAACTCAACACAACCAACGCCGCCAAACTCGAAGAGATGCGCGTCACCGTCGACGAAAAACTCCACGCCACCTTGCAAACCCGCCTCACCGAATCCTTCGGTCAGGTCACAACTCATCTCGGCGAAGTTCAAAAAGGCCTCGGCGAGATGAAGGAACTCGCCACCGGCGTCGGCGATCTTAAAAAAGTTCTCTCCAACGTAAAATCCCGCGGTGTCGTCGGTGAGTTCCAGCTCGGCCAGCAGCTCGAGCAGATGTTCTCTCCCGAGCAGTACATCAAGAACGCCCGCATCAAACCCAACACCCTTGAGTCCGTCGAGTACGCGTTAAAATTCCCCTCCGGCGATGGCCAGACCGGCTCCGACAGCTACACCCTCCTCGCAATCGACGCAAAGTTCCCCAAAGAAGACTGGGAGCGCCTCGAACACGCTTACGAAACCGGCGAAGGAGTAGAGGTAGCGGGAAAAGCCTTTGAGCGCGGCATCCGCTCCGAAGCAAAGCGCATCTGCGACAAATATATTGACCCTCCCACGACCATGCCCCACGCCATCATGTTCCTCCCGACGGAAAATCTCTACGCCGAGGTCGTCCGCCGTCCAGGCCTTCAATCTGAGATCCAATCCAGTTGCCGCGTCACCATCGCCGGACCATCCACCTTCATGGCCATCCTCACCAGCTTTCAGATGGGCTTCCACACCCTCGCCATCCAGAAAAAGGGCGATGAAGTCTGGCGTGTTCTCTCCAGCGCCAAAAAAGAGTTCGAGACCTATGGCGACCTCATGCAGAAAGTCGAAGGCCAGGTCGGCACCGTTCAAAACACCATTCAAAAGCTTGGCGTCCGTACTCGCGCTATCAATAAAGCACTCAAAAACGTCTCCAGCATCGACGCCGGCTCCCCCGTATCCAACCTCATCGGCTTTGAAGACCTCGCCGGCGTCGCCCCGCTTCTGGCCGCCTCAAGTGATGAAGACTAA
- a CDS encoding YukJ family protein, whose product MPITNYSVLAGRPTAGKVVTGSSAHYQITMQANGGPFTVAVNIQSVDGSEVLYAVVEEFTPPDLAGLTALPMGMTALTSVPGGLALDFVREQVDGEPMITREQMTLLPQTPAKGAKGLSAEEAMRKTAAAAALQNAVVTLLNMTIADKDSVIYAFGSSYADSGKVDGIHDIHMNQGNPVGGEGGGFSGDNGIWQDGALFINLPSKSEWIAIFIAFQTESWTTDSAGNPA is encoded by the coding sequence ATGCCGATTACGAACTACAGTGTGCTGGCGGGGCGGCCGACGGCGGGGAAGGTTGTTACGGGATCGAGTGCTCATTACCAGATCACGATGCAGGCCAATGGTGGGCCGTTCACTGTTGCAGTGAATATTCAGTCGGTGGATGGTTCGGAGGTGTTGTACGCGGTTGTGGAAGAGTTTACGCCGCCGGATCTGGCCGGTTTGACTGCGTTGCCGATGGGGATGACGGCGTTGACGAGTGTGCCGGGTGGGCTGGCGCTGGACTTCGTTAGGGAGCAGGTTGATGGTGAGCCGATGATTACGCGGGAACAGATGACGTTGCTGCCACAGACGCCGGCTAAAGGAGCGAAGGGACTCAGCGCCGAAGAGGCAATGAGGAAGACGGCTGCTGCGGCTGCGCTTCAGAACGCGGTGGTGACGCTGCTGAATATGACAATCGCAGATAAGGATAGCGTGATTTATGCCTTCGGCAGCTCATACGCTGACTCCGGGAAGGTGGATGGGATCCACGATATTCATATGAATCAGGGGAATCCTGTGGGCGGTGAGGGTGGCGGGTTTAGTGGGGATAACGGCATCTGGCAGGACGGGGCGCTGTTTATCAATCTGCCCTCGAAGAGTGAGTGGATCGCGATCTTTATTGCGTTTCAGACGGAGAGTTGGACTACGGATTCGGCGGGGAACCCGGCTTAG
- the folP gene encoding dihydropteroate synthase: MPFAPRTHHDWHLRTRTLTLGKQTIIMGILNITPDSFSDGGLFYSPLHAPERALDQALKMLEEGATILDIGGESTRPNATPLTPDEEQSRILPAIEAILKAEPETILSVDTFHAATARRAIEAGAQIVNDVSGHLWDEDMSATCAQLRCGTILMHTRGRPQDWPTLPPLAPDEVVPLVVTELAKHIEAATTAGIPRNKIVIDPGFGFGKRLDENYPLLAHLPELQQFDLPILIGISRKGFLAHTLAQAPSLSILLDGATPSMEDRLHASTAANVAAILSGAHILRTHDVRPAVEAAAIADQILAAL, encoded by the coding sequence ATGCCCTTCGCCCCTCGCACCCATCACGACTGGCACCTCCGCACCCGGACCCTCACCCTGGGCAAGCAAACCATTATCATGGGGATCCTCAACATCACGCCCGACTCCTTCTCCGACGGCGGCCTCTTCTACTCTCCCCTCCACGCACCCGAAAGAGCCCTCGATCAAGCACTCAAAATGCTTGAGGAAGGCGCAACCATCCTCGATATCGGCGGCGAATCCACCCGCCCCAACGCCACCCCCCTCACCCCCGACGAAGAGCAGTCCCGCATCCTCCCCGCAATCGAAGCCATCCTCAAAGCAGAACCGGAAACCATCCTCTCGGTCGACACCTTCCACGCCGCCACCGCCCGCCGCGCCATCGAAGCCGGAGCCCAGATCGTCAACGACGTCAGCGGCCACCTCTGGGACGAAGACATGTCCGCCACCTGCGCCCAACTCCGCTGCGGAACCATCCTCATGCACACCCGAGGCCGCCCTCAGGACTGGCCAACCCTTCCCCCACTCGCACCTGACGAAGTAGTTCCCCTCGTCGTCACAGAATTAGCCAAGCACATCGAAGCCGCCACCACTGCCGGTATCCCACGCAACAAAATCGTTATCGACCCTGGCTTCGGCTTCGGCAAACGCCTCGATGAAAACTATCCACTCCTCGCGCACCTACCCGAACTCCAGCAATTCGACCTCCCGATCCTCATCGGTATCTCCCGCAAAGGCTTCCTCGCCCACACACTCGCCCAAGCCCCCAGCCTGTCGATCCTTCTCGACGGAGCAACTCCCTCCATGGAAGACCGCCTCCACGCCTCCACGGCTGCGAACGTAGCTGCCATCCTAAGCGGAGCCCACATCCTCCGCACCCACGACGTCCGCCCCGCCGTCGAAGCAGCCGCCATCGCCGACCAAATCCTGGCAGCGCTATAA